A stretch of the Halomonas sp. BDJS001 genome encodes the following:
- a CDS encoding phosphate ABC transporter substrate-binding protein, translated as MFKRLISSAISLLLASGLSLFYHPASAEVLVVVSVEAPVTRLTFSDLRDVYLGRRTLIVNGVEVVPLDLTEGTAARSEFYTLYTGQTPAQIKAHWARQIFTGRGQPPQALTNSRAVVERLVSDAKSLGYIDSSFLDERLRVVTIE; from the coding sequence ATGTTTAAACGCCTCATTTCGTCTGCGATCAGCTTGTTATTGGCATCCGGACTGAGCCTGTTTTACCACCCAGCTTCAGCTGAGGTATTGGTGGTTGTATCAGTTGAAGCACCTGTTACTCGTCTTACCTTTAGCGATTTAAGAGATGTTTACTTAGGGCGCCGCACGCTAATAGTCAATGGAGTTGAAGTCGTGCCCTTGGATCTTACTGAAGGTACGGCAGCGAGAAGTGAGTTTTACACTCTCTACACAGGGCAAACCCCCGCGCAGATCAAGGCGCACTGGGCCAGGCAGATATTCACCGGACGAGGGCAGCCGCCCCAAGCGCTTACGAACAGTCGTGCAGTGGTAGAGCGGCTAGTCAGCGATGCAAAATCCCTAGGCTATATAGACTCTTCTTTTCTTGATGAGCGTTTGCGAGTGGTGACAATTGAGTAG
- a CDS encoding porin, with protein sequence MVRQATWLCAILIVTQSGALLADSGLPNLEFNGFGTLGVVHSDERNADFVADPFASEGAGYSDDWSAEVDSRLGLQATLRVTPQLSSVVQVVSEKRYDGSFAPEIEWANVQYDLTPDLSLRVGRMVQSSFMASEHRKVNYATPWIRPPQEVYRLMPVANFDGVDMRYRYPLGETTNELQMNFGGGSVDYSTGSIDASDSWGVSHRTHWGDVTLFASYGELKVSADELSQFFDVYRLFGLPGEELASRYEVDGKRTSLLSLGLGYDPGSWFVMGEWARSSSPSLLGESEGAYITLGYRIAEWTPYVGVARAKVTSNTSEPGLNAALYPAPFAEGAQLLNGMLNELISSGMQQESITVGTRWDFRPGMALTAQYDHIDMRSGSSGGLINQQPEFTPGERINLFSLALDFVF encoded by the coding sequence ATGGTAAGGCAAGCCACCTGGCTCTGCGCCATTTTGATCGTCACCCAAAGCGGCGCCTTGCTTGCCGACAGCGGTCTGCCTAATCTGGAATTTAATGGTTTCGGCACGCTGGGCGTTGTTCATTCTGATGAGCGAAACGCTGACTTCGTTGCTGACCCCTTTGCTTCAGAAGGTGCAGGGTATAGTGATGACTGGAGCGCTGAAGTTGATAGCCGCCTAGGGCTCCAAGCTACGCTGCGTGTGACGCCACAACTTTCCTCGGTTGTTCAGGTGGTCAGCGAGAAGCGATACGATGGTTCATTCGCACCTGAGATTGAGTGGGCGAATGTTCAATATGACCTTACCCCTGATCTTAGCTTGCGCGTAGGGCGAATGGTGCAAAGCTCTTTTATGGCCTCTGAGCACCGTAAAGTTAATTACGCCACCCCATGGATTAGGCCCCCACAAGAAGTTTACCGTTTAATGCCCGTGGCCAATTTCGATGGTGTTGATATGCGCTATCGATACCCATTAGGGGAGACTACCAATGAATTGCAGATGAATTTTGGTGGGGGCAGCGTTGATTACTCAACGGGCAGTATCGACGCCAGCGATTCATGGGGCGTTTCTCACCGTACTCATTGGGGGGATGTCACCCTGTTTGCCAGCTATGGCGAACTTAAAGTAAGCGCAGATGAACTCTCACAATTCTTCGACGTTTATCGCCTCTTTGGTCTACCCGGTGAAGAGCTTGCTAGCCGCTATGAAGTGGATGGTAAGCGTACGAGCCTACTGAGCTTAGGGTTGGGTTATGACCCCGGCTCATGGTTTGTGATGGGCGAATGGGCACGCTCTTCGTCGCCATCTCTGTTAGGGGAGAGTGAAGGCGCTTACATAACGCTCGGTTATCGGATCGCCGAGTGGACACCGTATGTGGGGGTTGCGCGAGCAAAAGTCACCAGTAATACCTCAGAGCCGGGATTGAATGCTGCCCTTTATCCAGCGCCCTTTGCAGAAGGCGCGCAATTACTTAATGGTATGTTGAATGAGCTAATATCCAGCGGAATGCAGCAGGAGAGCATAACGGTGGGAACTCGCTGGGATTTCAGGCCGGGTATGGCCCTAACGGCCCAGTATGATCACATCGATATGCGTTCAGGGTCATCCGGGGGGCTGATTAATCAACAGCCCGAGTTTACCCCAGGTGAACGTATTAACTTGTTTAGCCTTGCGCTCGACTTTGTGTTTTAA
- a CDS encoding putative bifunctional diguanylate cyclase/phosphodiesterase, with translation MMLLVIWGSTYFLVNKESMVIERQAELSVSEITDTYEARVVRALREIDTALKLVRFTANSSDYANVLGVLNEQRLLPPALLFTISIVDAQGRIVETTDSGRLGQRLTPPSQAVLGDDYLAVWETDAYQAKQLTFARPLMSQTTSEEEAGTGWVVIAIDANYFVSSYEVGSLGQQGMLALVGTGGEVLVRRSGEATYSGELMDIAAWKSSTLDAVSAPFLTHWQGVERYTLVRQLYDFPLSIVVGLSAQEQLAAAQQLARKYWQRAAWTSGLLLIILAMLARLSWQLQRAQQRVMEERVLHAQQVEHLAFHDTLTDLPNRAFLSHWLTQSVKLGTRHDESFALLFLDLDRFKLINDTLGHDAGDHLLQEAARRLTASVRESDFVARLGGDEFVIILSRASRRDQIEPIAQKILSAVRDPFMLAGQECHVSVSIGVSLYPFDGLDEQTLMKSADMAMYQAKQLGKNNVQYYTDELSAEMDVRLTLESGLHRALEGQEFRLLFRSKYDIEGGNTLGMEALLRWQHPTLGLLEPAQFMPLAEESGLVMPIGQWVLENACRQNMLWQHEGFPALTMAVNISARQFYDNGFVESVSDALATTGMNPRLLELEITESMLLQDVNRTASIFAEIKKLGVRIVVDDFGTGYSSLSDLNVLPVDALKVSSCLVKRLSGTRHDQQLSSSVIELGQHLSLQVFAKGVASHEQERFILSPYSHHFHGFYSYRPLSAEESCLEKK, from the coding sequence ATGATGCTGCTGGTTATATGGGGCAGTACTTATTTTTTAGTCAATAAAGAGAGTATGGTCATTGAGCGCCAGGCTGAGCTGTCTGTGAGTGAAATAACCGACACTTATGAAGCGCGTGTTGTCAGAGCCTTGCGGGAAATCGATACGGCACTGAAATTAGTTCGTTTTACCGCCAATAGTAGTGATTACGCTAACGTGCTTGGTGTTTTGAATGAGCAGCGGTTACTGCCGCCTGCTCTGCTATTCACCATCAGTATTGTTGATGCACAGGGCAGGATTGTTGAAACGACTGATTCAGGACGGCTTGGGCAGCGCCTAACGCCTCCTTCGCAAGCAGTGCTGGGCGATGACTACTTGGCCGTTTGGGAGACGGATGCTTATCAAGCAAAACAGCTGACTTTTGCTCGGCCGTTAATGTCCCAGACAACATCTGAGGAAGAGGCAGGCACGGGGTGGGTGGTTATCGCTATTGATGCGAATTACTTTGTGAGCAGTTATGAAGTGGGTTCGTTGGGCCAGCAGGGGATGCTGGCACTTGTTGGTACGGGTGGCGAGGTACTTGTCAGGCGCAGTGGAGAGGCTACCTACTCCGGTGAGCTGATGGATATAGCGGCTTGGAAAAGTAGCACGCTGGATGCTGTAAGTGCCCCCTTTCTGACCCATTGGCAAGGTGTCGAGCGCTACACGCTGGTTCGCCAGCTGTATGATTTCCCATTATCTATCGTCGTCGGGTTGTCTGCGCAGGAGCAGTTGGCCGCGGCTCAACAGCTGGCGCGAAAATACTGGCAGCGGGCTGCTTGGACAAGCGGCTTGCTGCTGATCATTCTGGCTATGCTCGCCCGTCTAAGCTGGCAGCTTCAGCGGGCGCAGCAGCGGGTAATGGAAGAGCGTGTATTGCACGCCCAGCAGGTTGAGCACTTGGCTTTCCATGACACGCTAACCGATTTGCCTAATCGAGCTTTTTTGAGCCACTGGCTTACCCAGTCTGTGAAGCTTGGCACCCGCCATGATGAATCCTTTGCGCTCCTTTTCCTGGATCTTGACCGCTTTAAGTTAATTAATGACACCTTAGGGCATGATGCCGGAGACCACCTGCTGCAAGAGGCGGCAAGACGGCTGACCGCCTCGGTGCGAGAAAGCGATTTTGTCGCTCGGTTAGGGGGGGACGAATTTGTCATTATTTTGAGCAGGGCCAGCCGCCGAGATCAGATTGAGCCAATAGCCCAAAAAATTCTATCCGCTGTTAGAGACCCTTTTATGCTCGCGGGCCAGGAGTGTCATGTCTCGGTCAGTATTGGTGTTTCGCTGTATCCGTTTGACGGGCTTGATGAGCAAACATTAATGAAAAGTGCTGATATGGCCATGTATCAGGCGAAGCAACTGGGCAAAAACAATGTTCAGTACTATACCGACGAATTAAGTGCGGAGATGGATGTGCGCTTAACGCTGGAGTCTGGCTTGCACCGGGCGCTTGAAGGTCAGGAGTTCAGGCTGCTCTTTCGGTCAAAGTATGACATCGAAGGTGGCAATACGCTTGGTATGGAGGCGCTGCTGCGTTGGCAGCATCCAACACTGGGCCTGCTTGAGCCCGCGCAATTTATGCCCCTCGCTGAAGAGAGTGGTTTGGTTATGCCTATCGGTCAATGGGTGCTCGAAAATGCCTGTAGACAAAACATGCTTTGGCAGCATGAAGGTTTTCCTGCTTTAACCATGGCCGTCAATATCTCCGCACGCCAATTTTATGACAATGGCTTTGTTGAGAGTGTCAGCGACGCGCTAGCGACAACCGGTATGAACCCGAGGCTGCTTGAGTTGGAGATTACCGAGAGCATGCTGCTGCAGGATGTTAACCGTACGGCGAGTATTTTTGCAGAGATCAAAAAACTGGGTGTCAGGATTGTGGTTGACGATTTTGGCACCGGGTATTCATCTTTATCCGATTTAAACGTGTTACCAGTAGACGCTTTAAAAGTCAGCTCTTGCCTAGTTAAGCGTTTATCAGGGACACGTCATGACCAGCAGTTATCTTCATCAGTCATTGAGCTGGGTCAGCATCTCAGTCTCCAGGTGTTTGCGAAGGGGGTCGCCTCCCATGAGCAGGAACGCTTCATTCTCAGCCCCTACAGCCACCATTTCCACGGTTTTTATAGCTACAGACCGTTATCAGCAGAGGAAAGCTGTCTGGAAAAGAAGTAA
- a CDS encoding electron transfer flavoprotein-ubiquinone oxidoreductase yields the protein METVERDVMDFDVVIVGAGPSGLSAACRLMQQANEGEQELTVCVVEKGSEVGAHILSGAVFEPRALAELFPDWKERGAPLNTPAIRDDVFLLKDAEKAQKVPNALVPKSMHNTGGDLTRYVISAGNLCRWLAEQAESLGVEIFPGFAAQEVIIEDGAVRGILIGDMGVAADGTPKDSHMPGMELRAKYTLFAEGARGHLGKRLIKDFSLDAGRDPQHYGIGLKELWDVPADKHEPGLVLHGSGWPLDKNAHGGWFLYHAENQQVVVGLIMDLGYQNPWLSPFDEFQRMKHHPVISQYLEDGKRVAYGARAITKGGFNSLPKMTFPGGLLIGCDAGTLNFSKIKGLHTAMKSGLVAAESVFEAIKGGDEGAQELTSFTQKWEASWAYQELKESASFGPAIHKYGTVGGGAYNFAHQLLGNKLPNVHDTATDHGALKPAAEFEKINYPKPDGKLSFDKPTSVFLSNTNHEEDQPCHLRLDDPELPIRENLPKYAEPAQRYCPAGVYEVVEDSAGQPRFQINFQNCVHCKTCDIKDPAQNITWVAPEGGGGPNYPNM from the coding sequence GTGGAAACTGTTGAACGCGATGTAATGGACTTTGATGTCGTCATTGTCGGTGCGGGCCCATCCGGGCTTTCCGCAGCATGCCGACTGATGCAGCAAGCCAATGAGGGTGAGCAAGAACTCACGGTGTGTGTCGTTGAGAAAGGTTCAGAGGTTGGCGCGCACATTTTATCCGGCGCGGTGTTTGAACCCCGTGCACTGGCGGAGCTATTTCCTGACTGGAAGGAGCGCGGCGCACCGCTCAATACGCCGGCGATTCGCGACGACGTCTTCTTGCTCAAAGATGCCGAAAAAGCGCAGAAAGTGCCTAACGCCTTGGTACCTAAAAGCATGCACAACACCGGGGGCGACCTTACCCGCTATGTGATCAGTGCTGGCAACCTGTGCCGCTGGCTGGCCGAACAGGCAGAGAGCCTCGGGGTAGAAATCTTCCCGGGTTTTGCTGCCCAAGAGGTCATTATTGAAGATGGTGCCGTGCGCGGCATTCTGATTGGCGATATGGGCGTCGCCGCCGATGGCACCCCCAAGGATAGCCATATGCCGGGCATGGAGCTGCGCGCCAAGTACACGCTGTTTGCCGAAGGCGCGCGGGGGCATTTGGGCAAGCGGTTGATCAAAGACTTCTCATTGGATGCAGGTCGCGACCCGCAACACTACGGTATCGGCCTTAAAGAGCTGTGGGATGTGCCTGCCGACAAACATGAACCTGGGCTCGTGTTGCATGGCTCTGGCTGGCCATTAGATAAAAACGCCCACGGCGGCTGGTTCCTCTACCATGCGGAAAACCAGCAGGTCGTTGTGGGGTTGATTATGGATCTTGGCTACCAGAATCCATGGCTTTCGCCCTTCGACGAGTTTCAGCGCATGAAGCATCACCCGGTCATTAGCCAGTACCTCGAAGATGGTAAGCGTGTAGCTTACGGCGCACGGGCAATTACCAAAGGTGGCTTTAACAGCCTACCTAAAATGACCTTCCCAGGTGGACTATTGATTGGTTGTGATGCAGGCACCCTCAATTTCTCCAAGATCAAAGGGCTGCATACTGCCATGAAGTCTGGCTTGGTTGCCGCGGAGAGCGTATTTGAGGCAATCAAAGGGGGCGATGAGGGCGCACAGGAGCTAACGAGCTTCACCCAGAAATGGGAAGCCAGCTGGGCCTATCAAGAACTTAAAGAGAGCGCCAGTTTCGGGCCTGCGATCCATAAATATGGCACCGTCGGCGGCGGAGCGTATAACTTTGCTCATCAGTTGCTGGGCAACAAGTTGCCAAATGTCCATGACACGGCCACCGACCATGGAGCTCTCAAGCCTGCAGCCGAGTTTGAAAAGATTAACTACCCCAAACCGGACGGCAAACTCTCTTTCGACAAGCCAACCTCGGTGTTTCTGTCGAATACCAACCATGAAGAGGATCAGCCGTGTCATTTGCGCCTGGACGATCCTGAGTTGCCGATCCGCGAAAACCTGCCCAAATACGCAGAGCCGGCGCAGCGCTACTGCCCGGCTGGGGTTTATGAAGTGGTGGAAGATAGCGCAGGTCAGCCACGCTTTCAGATCAACTTCCAAAACTGCGTGCACTGCAAAACTTGTGATATCAAAGACCCAGCGCAAAACATTACCTGGGTGGCCCCAGAGGGCGGTGGTGGCCCAAACTACCCGAATATGTAA
- a CDS encoding DUF1285 domain-containing protein produces MNIDRLLQQGGGEEEFAGAIPPLDEWRPALSGDMSIVIHADGSWWHEGQPFARPKVARLLATLLRLDDEGYCLVTPVERWRIEVEDLPLVAVEADFRDGAWWFTTQFDDIVRLDAEHPLSLSLTPKGETVPQLPVRFGLAARLHRNVFYQLVETAKARDIGNGQSELGVTSAGQWFVLGQIDDELLGEAP; encoded by the coding sequence ATGAATATTGATCGATTGCTCCAGCAAGGTGGCGGAGAGGAAGAGTTCGCTGGGGCTATTCCTCCCCTCGATGAGTGGCGGCCTGCGCTCTCTGGCGATATGAGTATCGTCATTCACGCCGATGGTAGCTGGTGGCACGAAGGGCAGCCGTTTGCCAGACCCAAGGTGGCGCGTCTCCTAGCCACGCTGCTGCGCCTGGATGACGAGGGGTATTGCCTGGTCACGCCGGTGGAGCGCTGGCGGATAGAGGTCGAAGACCTGCCGCTGGTGGCGGTAGAAGCTGACTTTCGTGACGGTGCCTGGTGGTTTACCACCCAGTTTGACGACATTGTGCGCTTAGATGCTGAGCACCCGCTTTCTCTCAGTTTAACCCCAAAAGGCGAGACTGTGCCGCAACTGCCGGTGAGGTTTGGGCTCGCTGCGCGCTTGCACCGTAATGTCTTTTACCAACTGGTTGAGACGGCTAAAGCCCGTGATATAGGCAATGGCCAGAGTGAACTTGGCGTAACGAGTGCCGGGCAGTGGTTTGTGCTGGGGCAGATTGATGATGAGTTGCTTGGCGAGGCGCCGTGA
- a CDS encoding electron transfer flavoprotein subunit alpha/FixB family protein encodes MSILVLADLHEGQLAGATAHVVAAAQAIGGDIDILVAGEGVQAAAEAAAKLDGVSKVRVADNAVYAHQLAEPMGALLVELAGDYTHVLASASTTGKNVLPRLAALKDVSQLSDVIAVDSADTFKRPIYAGNAIATVKSDDALKVITVRSTGFDAVGTSGSATIETVDVVVDNSQSSFVKEELAQSDRPELGGAKVVISGGRGMGNGENFKLLDGIADKLGAAIGASRAAVDAGFVPNDMQVGQTGKIVAPDLYIAVGISGAIQHLAGMKDSKVIVAINKDDEAPIFQVADYGLVGDLFEILPELESKL; translated from the coding sequence ATGAGCATTTTGGTACTTGCCGACCTACACGAAGGCCAACTGGCCGGCGCCACCGCCCACGTGGTGGCGGCCGCCCAAGCCATCGGTGGCGATATCGATATCCTGGTGGCCGGGGAAGGCGTTCAAGCCGCTGCCGAGGCCGCCGCCAAACTCGACGGCGTGAGCAAAGTCCGCGTCGCCGATAACGCCGTTTACGCCCACCAGCTGGCCGAGCCCATGGGCGCGCTGCTGGTCGAACTGGCGGGTGATTACACCCACGTGCTGGCCAGCGCCTCCACCACCGGCAAAAACGTACTGCCGCGTTTAGCGGCGCTAAAAGACGTCAGCCAGCTGTCGGACGTTATCGCCGTGGACAGCGCCGATACCTTTAAGCGCCCGATCTACGCCGGTAATGCCATTGCCACCGTTAAAAGCGACGACGCGCTGAAAGTGATCACCGTGCGCTCCACCGGCTTTGATGCGGTCGGCACCAGCGGCAGCGCGACGATTGAAACCGTCGATGTGGTGGTGGACAACAGTCAGTCCAGCTTTGTCAAAGAAGAGCTGGCGCAGTCGGATCGTCCTGAACTGGGCGGCGCCAAGGTGGTGATCTCCGGCGGCCGCGGCATGGGCAACGGCGAAAACTTCAAGCTGCTCGACGGCATTGCCGACAAGCTCGGTGCCGCCATCGGTGCTTCCCGTGCCGCGGTTGACGCAGGCTTTGTACCTAACGATATGCAGGTCGGTCAGACTGGCAAGATCGTCGCCCCGGATCTGTATATCGCCGTGGGCATTTCCGGTGCCATCCAGCACCTGGCGGGCATGAAGGACTCCAAGGTGATCGTCGCGATCAATAAAGACGACGAAGCACCGATTTTCCAGGTGGCAGATTACGGCCTGGTGGGGGATCTGTTCGAGATCCTGCCGGAGCTTGAGAGCAAGCTGTAA
- a CDS encoding electron transfer flavoprotein subunit beta/FixA family protein produces MKVLVAVKRVIDYNVKIRVKADHSDVDLTNVKMAMNPFCEIAVEEAVRLKEKGVATEVVAVTVGPKAAQEQLRTALALGADRAIHIETDERAESLAVAKLLAKVVEEEQPGLVVLGKQAIDTDNNQTGQMLAALTGLPQGTFASEVAVDGDKVHVTREIDGGLQTIALTLPAIVTTDLRLNEPRYAKLPDIMKAKKKPLDVKTPADYGVEVASKVSLLKVESPAERKGGVKVASVDELIDKLKNEAKVL; encoded by the coding sequence ATGAAAGTACTCGTCGCGGTGAAACGCGTCATCGACTACAACGTCAAAATCCGCGTTAAGGCGGATCATTCGGACGTCGATCTCACCAACGTCAAAATGGCCATGAACCCCTTCTGCGAAATTGCCGTGGAAGAGGCGGTGCGCCTGAAAGAGAAGGGCGTGGCGACGGAAGTGGTCGCCGTCACGGTAGGCCCCAAGGCCGCCCAAGAGCAGCTGCGTACCGCGCTGGCCCTGGGGGCAGACCGCGCCATCCATATCGAAACCGACGAGCGCGCCGAATCCCTGGCGGTGGCCAAGCTGTTGGCCAAAGTGGTCGAAGAGGAGCAGCCGGGATTAGTGGTGCTGGGCAAGCAGGCCATTGACACCGACAACAACCAGACCGGCCAAATGCTCGCCGCACTGACGGGGCTTCCGCAAGGTACCTTCGCCTCGGAAGTGGCGGTCGACGGCGACAAGGTTCATGTCACCCGTGAAATCGACGGCGGCCTGCAAACCATTGCCCTCACGCTGCCGGCGATTGTCACCACCGACCTGCGTTTGAATGAGCCGCGCTACGCCAAGCTCCCCGACATCATGAAGGCCAAGAAAAAGCCGCTGGATGTCAAAACCCCCGCCGACTACGGCGTCGAGGTTGCCTCCAAGGTCAGTCTGCTCAAAGTAGAGTCGCCCGCCGAGCGCAAGGGGGGCGTTAAAGTCGCCTCGGTAGACGAGCTGATCGACAAACTCAAAAACGAAGCCAAAGTTCTTTAA
- a CDS encoding ATP-dependent helicase, translated as MKLTAEQQAVVSHQIGHARVAAVAGAGKTTTMAARVLHLLANGVPPKRILVLMFNRSAKDDFQRRLASMAPAGQALPDVRTFHSLGHRLTQSLCRWGALPPRQLLSADWQLERLLRQASLNVLRDAVERRDAALEGDRLETLAHFCGLVKAEMITPEALYERLNFDPDTDYFPAAFAEAERLLAAEGVMTYADLLYRPLLVLEGDSALRSRVEGFLDHVIIDEYQDINAAQQRLLSVLVGSRAEVMAVGDANQCIYEWRGAKPDNMLENFTATFGEATDYPLSTTFRHGHALALAANHAIAANQRRPNQLCLAAVNNPETRVSVGQGSRLLLDALVDWQAQGRAFNEASLLVRSWALSVPFQLALLQAGIPFRLQREDRFVFRLPLVQALAGYLKLSRRPDLLRDPQQLLLLLAQPTPFVAREHLQRLAYQLAATQQWPERHDPLLTALKPIQRRTLKKRWLLLCELPQLSAWPPAKLLRHVVESIDAEKTLKRAAARRDKGEEDVRLLDVLIEQAQSVQDPDAFIELLERPVENQAGGVLISTVHGAKGLEWPMVAVAGVNEEDFPHYSRDNPLSDDRLEEERRLFYVAITRAQEQLLVLHDGGVHRPSRFIAESAWQDSMRVASCLASASPPAASLQVTSVALVKRYLTRLGRDDIALAPAQVEEAKVGYSGDAHFYPGQRLLHAVFGEGEVAAVEGSISDPVIDVRFDQAGRRRLIARRAPIELLENGSTLAG; from the coding sequence GTGAAGTTAACCGCTGAACAGCAAGCTGTGGTCAGCCATCAGATTGGACATGCGCGGGTGGCGGCAGTGGCTGGTGCAGGCAAAACCACCACCATGGCCGCGCGGGTGCTGCATCTATTGGCTAACGGGGTTCCGCCAAAGCGTATTCTGGTGCTGATGTTTAACCGCTCAGCAAAGGATGATTTTCAGCGCCGGTTAGCCTCCATGGCACCTGCCGGGCAGGCACTGCCGGATGTGCGCACTTTTCACTCCCTGGGCCACCGCTTGACCCAAAGCCTGTGCCGCTGGGGCGCCCTTCCGCCCCGGCAGTTGTTATCCGCCGATTGGCAGTTGGAAAGGCTGCTTCGTCAAGCGAGCCTGAACGTATTGCGGGACGCTGTCGAACGCCGCGATGCTGCCCTGGAGGGGGATCGGCTGGAAACCTTGGCCCATTTCTGTGGCTTGGTGAAAGCAGAAATGATCACCCCCGAAGCACTCTATGAGCGGCTAAATTTCGACCCGGATACCGACTACTTTCCAGCGGCGTTTGCCGAGGCGGAGCGGCTATTAGCAGCGGAAGGCGTTATGACCTATGCCGATCTGCTCTATCGTCCACTGCTGGTGTTAGAGGGAGATAGTGCCCTGCGAAGCCGTGTGGAAGGGTTTCTCGATCATGTGATTATTGATGAGTATCAGGATATCAACGCTGCTCAGCAGCGCCTGCTATCTGTGTTGGTAGGCAGTCGTGCCGAGGTGATGGCAGTGGGTGATGCCAACCAGTGTATTTATGAGTGGCGTGGTGCCAAACCCGACAACATGCTGGAAAATTTCACTGCTACCTTTGGCGAAGCCACTGACTACCCGCTGTCGACGACGTTTCGGCATGGCCATGCCCTGGCGCTGGCGGCTAATCATGCTATTGCGGCGAATCAGCGCCGTCCCAACCAGCTGTGCCTTGCCGCCGTCAATAACCCGGAGACGCGTGTCTCGGTGGGGCAGGGGAGTCGTTTGCTGCTTGATGCGTTAGTGGATTGGCAGGCCCAGGGGCGAGCGTTTAACGAGGCCAGTTTGCTGGTGCGCAGTTGGGCGCTATCAGTGCCGTTTCAACTGGCGCTGTTACAAGCTGGGATTCCTTTTCGGCTTCAGCGTGAGGATCGTTTTGTTTTTCGTCTACCGCTGGTGCAGGCCCTGGCGGGGTATTTAAAGCTGTCGCGTCGTCCTGATCTGCTGCGCGACCCGCAGCAGCTGTTACTGCTGCTTGCACAACCCACCCCCTTCGTTGCCCGTGAGCATCTGCAGCGACTTGCCTATCAGTTGGCTGCTACCCAGCAGTGGCCCGAACGCCATGACCCCCTGTTAACGGCGTTAAAGCCCATACAGCGGCGTACGCTAAAAAAACGCTGGCTGCTGCTTTGTGAGCTGCCCCAGCTAAGTGCTTGGCCGCCCGCCAAGCTTTTACGCCACGTAGTTGAAAGTATTGATGCTGAAAAAACGCTTAAAAGAGCCGCTGCACGGCGGGATAAAGGCGAAGAAGACGTACGCTTGCTCGATGTGTTGATCGAGCAGGCGCAAAGCGTGCAGGATCCGGATGCTTTTATCGAACTGCTTGAGCGACCGGTAGAGAACCAGGCAGGCGGTGTCCTGATCAGTACCGTTCACGGCGCCAAAGGCCTTGAGTGGCCAATGGTGGCGGTGGCTGGGGTTAACGAAGAGGACTTTCCCCACTATAGCCGCGACAATCCACTCAGTGATGACCGTCTGGAGGAGGAGCGTAGGCTCTTCTACGTCGCCATTACCCGTGCCCAGGAGCAGCTTTTAGTGCTCCATGATGGCGGCGTGCATCGGCCTAGTCGCTTTATTGCCGAAAGCGCCTGGCAGGACAGTATGCGGGTAGCCTCCTGCCTAGCCAGTGCCAGCCCTCCAGCGGCTTCGCTGCAAGTCACATCGGTGGCGTTGGTAAAGCGCTATCTAACCCGGCTGGGGCGCGACGATATTGCGCTAGCACCGGCGCAGGTTGAAGAGGCCAAAGTAGGCTATTCGGGAGATGCCCATTTTTACCCCGGTCAGCGCCTTCTTCATGCGGTATTTGGCGAGGGTGAAGTGGCCGCCGTAGAAGGCAGTATCAGTGATCCAGTGATTGATGTGCGCTTTGACCAGGCCGGGCGAAGGCGGCTTATTGCCCGCCGGGCACCCATTGAGTTGCTGGAAAATGGCTCAACGCTTGCGGGATAA